One stretch of Flavobacterium sp. 9 DNA includes these proteins:
- a CDS encoding SusD/RagB family nutrient-binding outer membrane lipoprotein — translation MKKILLSIVTLTVLTLSSCVSDNDSFNDDEKKSYDVSAESLLTDAQKELTDQLTTPSVNNNPLRYYVQYWAATLYAAESRYNLTTRTIPDTHWTNLYQNVLGNLQTSEQVLLKAVKPGNVADSDWQKQQQNKVAILEILRVYTYQILVDTFGDIPYSESLQNPKIILPKYDNDAAIYPLLITRLNAAIAKLDTSGKSFDKGDLVYKGNVADWKLFANSLKLKIGTNLSDIDPALAKTTIEEAYTAGVILDNPKNALFTYASFAPNYNPIFDNLVASQRNDNVPTTTIVNRMNALSDPRRPIFFTPMADGTYKGGNPGSRNANPYETSYSHVGDAIKKPAAPGVLLEAFEVNFYLAEAAARGLSVGNTPEYYYNKAITLSCNFWGVTPEETNAYLAQPTVAYTTAATTPIDGFPGTGTGTWQEKIGYQEWIALYNRGFQSWTAFRRLDFPILITSATSLSIARGQVPVRWFYPNAEQTVNGTNWQAASAAIGGDLLTTKIFWDVKQPPLKDL, via the coding sequence ATGAAAAAGATATTATTATCAATAGTAACACTAACTGTACTAACTCTTTCGAGTTGTGTTAGTGACAATGACAGTTTTAATGACGATGAGAAAAAGTCTTATGACGTTTCTGCAGAATCATTATTAACAGATGCACAAAAAGAATTAACAGATCAATTAACAACTCCAAGTGTTAATAATAATCCGTTACGTTATTATGTTCAATATTGGGCTGCTACATTATACGCTGCAGAATCAAGATACAACTTAACAACCAGAACAATCCCGGATACACACTGGACAAACTTATATCAAAATGTTTTAGGTAATTTACAAACATCAGAGCAAGTATTACTTAAAGCAGTAAAACCTGGTAACGTAGCAGATAGCGACTGGCAAAAACAGCAGCAAAACAAAGTTGCAATACTTGAAATCTTAAGAGTTTATACTTACCAAATATTGGTTGATACCTTTGGAGATATACCTTATTCAGAGTCATTACAGAATCCAAAAATTATTCTACCTAAGTATGACAATGATGCTGCAATTTATCCATTATTAATTACTCGTTTAAATGCTGCAATTGCAAAACTAGACACAAGTGGAAAAAGTTTTGACAAAGGAGATCTTGTTTACAAAGGAAATGTTGCTGACTGGAAGTTATTCGCAAATTCGCTAAAACTTAAAATAGGAACAAACCTTTCTGATATAGATCCAGCTTTAGCTAAAACAACTATTGAAGAAGCTTATACTGCAGGGGTAATATTAGATAACCCTAAAAATGCTTTATTTACATATGCATCATTTGCTCCTAACTACAACCCAATTTTTGACAATTTGGTTGCAAGTCAAAGAAATGACAACGTTCCTACAACTACTATAGTTAACAGAATGAACGCATTATCTGACCCAAGAAGACCAATTTTCTTCACGCCAATGGCTGACGGAACTTACAAAGGAGGAAATCCAGGATCACGTAATGCAAATCCTTACGAAACATCTTATTCACATGTTGGTGATGCAATTAAAAAGCCAGCTGCACCAGGTGTTTTATTAGAAGCATTCGAAGTTAACTTCTACTTAGCTGAAGCTGCTGCAAGAGGATTATCAGTAGGAAACACTCCAGAATACTACTACAATAAAGCAATCACTTTGTCATGTAATTTTTGGGGAGTTACTCCTGAAGAAACTAATGCATATTTAGCTCAGCCAACAGTAGCTTATACAACAGCTGCTACTACTCCAATTGACGGATTCCCTGGAACCGGAACTGGTACATGGCAAGAAAAAATTGGTTACCAAGAGTGGATTGCCTTATACAACAGAGGCTTCCAATCATGGACCGCTTTTAGAAGATTAGATTTCCCTATATTAATAACTAGTGCTACTTCTTTATCTATCGCAAGAGGACAAGTACCAGTTAGATGGTTTTACCCAAATGCTGAACAAACAGTTAACGGTACAAACTGGCAAGCTGCATCTGCAGCAATTGGAGGAGATCTTTTAACTACAAAAATTTTCTGGGATGTAAAACAGCCTCCATTAAAAGACTTGTAA
- a CDS encoding SusC/RagA family TonB-linked outer membrane protein, protein MKLKFNGFLVLLLVLVAQLTFAQERAVSGVVSDNSGMPLPGVSVLVKGTRTGTQTDFDGKYSIKASTSQVLVFSYIGMKSQEVSAATTSVNVKLKDDSVELEGVVVTTAIGIKREKKSLGYASTTLNSEELNKSSQGNIADALKGKVAGVTVSSASTDPGASSGVIIRGFSSLYGNNQPLYVIDGIPINNGSTYSDSLSGGYDFGRGSGDINPEDIETMSILKGGAATALYGSRGASGVIIITTKKGKAGKMSVSFANATSFTEILRTPKYQDQFGQGWNGQHVLIENGSWGPKFDGVVRPWGSVVDNSQKIKPYSFQPDQLEHFFDTGTNALNTLSISGGTGDTSVRLSYSNSQQDGIMPSDADKFERNTLGISGTSKVNKMTITGSLNYVNTGGSAVATGQGLTVMNNLMQIPTDLPITEFKNYKDKFNNVSNYYTPYGVTNPYFTLNENGSKYAKDRVYGSIELKYDLNKWSNLVYRFGVDQSSESIALWEERVDAAPGSPNDGSSTESPGSYSESKTITKQINHEVLYNLDFTLNSDFQLQSTFGFNMNQRTGSTISGAVGSQDILGFHSLDNSSETAVATSSRSERKLYGLYNSTSLSFKNQLFLTTNLRNDWYSTLPQGSRSVLYGGVNLSWAFTDTFPEIKSVVNFGKLRANYGETGVDTNPYQVQSVYTKGNVGLGFGNLTYPFSGVNGYEVDNRAANPDLKPERRKEYEFGIEASFFKNFINIDLSYYDSKVVDQIIPLALASTTGYTTQIANVGTISNKGFEGLVTFNWIKAKSTGFGWSTTVNYAKNNSNLVELDPRLKQLNLGGTTSIGLIAQKGQPLSLIQGSVPERDPQGNIVVDINGIPVASTQKQVYGDTQYDYTMGIGNTLSYKNFTLDFSFDIRQGGLMFSRTADITRFTGNSITTTYNNRQPFIVPGSVVKTTAADGSVTYAPNTVAVDSAHQDDYYSSDALARETVIDKSFIKLREVVLGYEFPKKLLGNAPIQSLSLSVIGRNLFLWTPKSNQYIDPETSTFGTDLSGQFGEFSANPSTRSLGFSVKANF, encoded by the coding sequence ATGAAACTAAAGTTCAATGGATTCTTAGTACTTCTTTTGGTACTGGTAGCGCAATTAACTTTTGCGCAAGAAAGAGCTGTTTCAGGTGTTGTTTCCGATAATTCAGGTATGCCTTTACCAGGTGTAAGTGTATTAGTAAAAGGAACAAGAACTGGAACACAAACTGATTTTGATGGTAAATACTCTATCAAAGCGTCAACAAGTCAAGTTTTGGTATTTAGTTACATTGGGATGAAATCTCAAGAAGTTTCTGCTGCCACAACATCAGTAAATGTAAAATTAAAAGATGATTCAGTGGAACTGGAAGGTGTAGTAGTAACTACAGCTATCGGTATCAAGCGTGAGAAAAAATCTCTAGGTTACGCATCAACAACACTTAATTCAGAAGAATTAAACAAATCATCTCAAGGAAATATCGCAGATGCGTTAAAAGGTAAAGTTGCCGGTGTAACTGTTTCGAGCGCTTCTACAGATCCAGGTGCTTCATCTGGGGTAATCATTAGAGGATTCAGTAGTTTATACGGTAACAACCAACCACTTTATGTAATAGACGGTATTCCTATTAACAACGGATCTACTTATTCTGATAGTTTAAGTGGAGGATATGATTTTGGTCGTGGATCAGGAGATATCAATCCAGAAGATATCGAAACAATGTCTATCTTAAAAGGAGGTGCTGCAACAGCACTTTACGGATCAAGAGGAGCAAGTGGAGTTATCATTATAACTACTAAAAAAGGTAAAGCTGGAAAAATGAGTGTTAGTTTCGCAAATGCGACTTCATTTACAGAAATTCTAAGAACTCCAAAATATCAAGACCAATTTGGTCAAGGTTGGAATGGACAACACGTACTTATCGAAAATGGTTCTTGGGGACCTAAATTTGATGGTGTTGTTAGACCATGGGGTAGCGTTGTTGATAATTCTCAAAAAATCAAACCTTACTCTTTTCAACCAGATCAGTTAGAGCACTTTTTCGATACTGGAACAAATGCTTTAAATACTCTTTCTATTTCTGGAGGTACTGGAGATACATCTGTTAGATTATCTTACTCAAACTCACAACAAGATGGTATCATGCCGTCTGATGCAGATAAATTTGAAAGAAATACTTTAGGAATCTCAGGAACATCTAAAGTAAACAAAATGACCATCACAGGTAGTTTGAATTATGTAAATACTGGTGGTAGTGCAGTTGCAACTGGACAAGGATTAACTGTTATGAATAACTTAATGCAAATTCCAACAGATCTTCCTATCACTGAATTTAAAAACTACAAAGATAAATTCAACAATGTATCAAATTATTACACTCCTTATGGTGTAACAAATCCTTATTTTACATTAAACGAAAATGGATCAAAATATGCTAAAGACAGAGTTTACGGATCTATTGAATTAAAATATGATCTTAACAAATGGTCAAATTTAGTATACCGTTTTGGAGTTGATCAATCTAGTGAAAGCATAGCACTTTGGGAAGAAAGAGTAGACGCTGCTCCTGGAAGTCCAAATGACGGATCATCAACTGAATCACCAGGTTCATATTCTGAATCAAAAACTATTACAAAACAAATAAACCACGAGGTTTTATACAATTTAGATTTCACGCTTAATTCAGATTTCCAATTACAAAGTACATTTGGTTTCAACATGAACCAAAGAACAGGAAGTACAATTTCTGGAGCTGTAGGAAGTCAGGATATTTTAGGTTTTCACTCACTTGACAACTCTTCAGAAACTGCAGTAGCAACTTCTAGCAGAAGTGAAAGAAAATTGTATGGTCTTTACAACAGTACGTCTTTAAGTTTTAAAAATCAATTATTCTTAACTACAAATTTACGTAATGACTGGTATTCAACTTTACCACAAGGGAGCCGTTCAGTTTTATACGGTGGGGTGAATTTAAGCTGGGCATTTACTGATACTTTCCCAGAAATTAAAAGCGTAGTAAATTTCGGAAAATTAAGAGCTAACTACGGAGAAACAGGAGTTGATACAAATCCTTACCAAGTTCAATCTGTATATACAAAAGGAAATGTTGGTCTTGGATTCGGAAATTTAACTTATCCTTTTAGCGGAGTAAACGGTTATGAAGTTGATAACAGAGCTGCTAATCCAGATTTAAAACCGGAAAGAAGAAAAGAATATGAATTTGGTATTGAAGCATCTTTCTTCAAAAACTTTATTAATATTGACCTTTCTTACTATGATTCTAAAGTTGTTGATCAAATTATTCCTTTAGCTTTAGCTTCTACAACTGGATATACAACGCAAATCGCGAATGTAGGAACTATTTCAAATAAAGGTTTTGAAGGATTAGTAACTTTCAATTGGATCAAAGCTAAAAGTACAGGTTTCGGATGGTCAACAACTGTTAATTATGCTAAAAACAATTCTAACCTAGTAGAATTAGATCCAAGATTAAAACAACTTAACTTAGGTGGTACGACTTCAATTGGATTAATTGCACAAAAAGGTCAACCACTAAGTTTAATTCAAGGATCTGTTCCAGAAAGAGACCCTCAAGGAAATATAGTAGTGGATATAAACGGTATTCCGGTTGCATCTACACAAAAACAAGTATATGGTGATACTCAATACGATTATACAATGGGTATTGGAAATACTCTTAGTTATAAAAACTTTACCTTAGACTTTTCTTTTGACATTCGTCAAGGTGGTTTAATGTTCTCTAGAACTGCAGACATAACACGTTTCACAGGTAACTCTATTACAACAACATACAACAACAGACAACCGTTTATTGTTCCTGGTTCAGTAGTAAAAACTACAGCAGCAGATGGATCTGTTACTTATGCACCAAATACAGTAGCTGTTGATTCAGCACACCAAGATGACTACTATTCATCTGATGCATTAGCAAGAGAAACTGTAATTGACAAATCTTTTATCAAATTAAGAGAAGTTGTATTAGGATATGAATTCCCTAAAAAACTTTTAGGAAATGCGCCTATTCAATCTTTGTCTTTATCAGTGATTGGAAGAAACTTATTCTTATGGACACCTAAGAGCAATCAATATATTGACCCGGAAACATCTACTTTTGGTACAGATTTATCAGGACAATTTGGAGAATTTAGTGCAAATCCTTCAACAAGAAGCTTAGGTTTTAGCGTAAAAGCAAACTTTTAA
- a CDS encoding SusD/RagB family nutrient-binding outer membrane lipoprotein — MKNISTILTLIFSIGVFTSCDGDLDVNTDPNKPGQINAGLALASSEASIIAMTGGELANLGGFYAQYHTQSPSAGQYDVIDQYNLNTAFANRPWDELYAGALNDLQFVLSEAAKNKNTGQTLIATLLQAYTFQVITDLFGDVPYKEALAGIGNFNPKVTSQEEIYKDLLVKIDAAVNAYKANPVDSGFGKQDPIYGGTESEWIKFANTLKLKIYIHLAYTPLANPAAVQALLAENNFITSDAKFGIFTIQTSQRNPFYEVNLSSAPGLGDINHIASNTLLQFYTENNDPRISAVYRPTAAGAYLGLNQGDGENFTNTALAYARPNITAQTPVYLLTVAESNFLQAEALIRYSGQAGAKAKYDLGVQNSFVTYGLPIAGATTLTGATGPYAFVAGLPTEQAVRQVIIQKWAALANVNNVEAYIETTRTKFPEVVPFGTQDYAKGNRIPSRTSILTGTTIPSVLFYPQSEIDKNTSIKQRASITQKVWWDQKN, encoded by the coding sequence ATGAAAAATATATCAACAATACTAACCTTAATCTTTTCTATAGGAGTTTTTACTTCTTGCGATGGAGATTTGGATGTAAACACAGATCCTAACAAACCTGGACAAATCAATGCTGGATTAGCACTAGCTTCATCAGAAGCGTCTATCATAGCAATGACTGGTGGAGAATTAGCAAATTTAGGAGGTTTTTACGCACAATACCACACACAATCTCCAAGTGCCGGTCAATATGATGTTATTGATCAGTACAATTTAAATACTGCATTTGCCAACAGGCCTTGGGATGAACTTTATGCTGGTGCACTAAACGACTTACAATTTGTTTTAAGCGAAGCAGCTAAAAACAAAAATACCGGACAAACACTAATTGCTACTTTATTACAAGCTTATACATTTCAGGTTATAACAGATCTTTTTGGAGATGTTCCTTACAAAGAAGCTTTAGCCGGAATAGGAAACTTCAACCCTAAAGTAACTTCTCAAGAGGAGATCTACAAAGATCTATTAGTAAAAATTGATGCGGCTGTAAATGCTTACAAAGCAAATCCAGTAGATTCTGGTTTTGGAAAACAAGATCCAATCTACGGAGGTACTGAAAGCGAATGGATTAAATTTGCAAATACATTAAAGTTAAAAATCTATATACACTTAGCATATACACCGCTTGCAAATCCAGCGGCAGTTCAAGCTCTTTTAGCAGAAAACAACTTCATTACAAGTGATGCTAAGTTTGGAATATTTACTATTCAAACTTCTCAACGTAATCCATTTTATGAAGTTAACTTATCTTCCGCACCTGGTCTAGGAGACATTAACCATATTGCGAGTAACACTTTATTACAATTCTACACTGAAAATAATGACCCTCGTATAAGTGCTGTATATAGACCTACAGCTGCTGGTGCTTATCTTGGTTTGAATCAAGGTGATGGTGAAAACTTCACTAACACTGCTCTTGCTTATGCAAGACCAAATATTACAGCACAAACTCCGGTTTACTTACTAACTGTAGCAGAAAGCAACTTCTTACAAGCAGAGGCATTGATCAGATATTCTGGACAAGCAGGAGCTAAAGCAAAATACGATCTTGGAGTTCAAAACTCTTTTGTAACTTATGGTTTACCAATTGCAGGAGCAACAACTTTAACTGGAGCTACAGGACCTTATGCTTTTGTTGCCGGATTACCAACTGAACAAGCAGTGAGACAAGTAATCATACAAAAATGGGCTGCTTTAGCTAATGTAAACAATGTTGAAGCTTACATTGAAACTACAAGAACTAAATTCCCTGAAGTTGTTCCTTTTGGAACTCAAGATTACGCTAAAGGAAATAGAATACCTTCTCGTACTTCTATTTTAACTGGCACCACTATTCCAAGTGTTTTATTTTATCCTCAAAGCGAAATTGATAAAAATACAAGCATAAAACAAAGAGCATCAATTACTCAAAAAGTATGGTGGGATCAGAAAAATTAA
- a CDS encoding immunoglobulin-like domain-containing protein has protein sequence MEINGDVVTVLTKGSAYTELGCKSEADGKALPVKTTGTVDSNTIGVYKIVYSSTNVDGFSAAKTRTVIVLSPDPSTINLEGTFYRGANANVVKRISDRVYVCDNATGYTVGDPNDITLTFYNLDDKKIYAPFTANASKTGLSAESNIGTIVNQNSWNWVIYASGFYGTAVRAFTR, from the coding sequence ATGGAAATTAATGGTGATGTAGTAACAGTACTTACAAAAGGATCTGCTTACACTGAACTTGGCTGTAAATCTGAAGCAGATGGAAAAGCTCTACCAGTAAAAACAACTGGAACAGTAGACTCAAACACAATAGGTGTTTATAAAATCGTTTACTCATCTACAAACGTAGATGGTTTCTCAGCGGCTAAAACTAGAACCGTTATAGTATTAAGTCCAGATCCAAGTACAATTAATCTGGAAGGAACTTTCTATAGAGGAGCAAATGCTAATGTTGTCAAAAGAATTTCTGACAGAGTTTATGTATGCGACAATGCTACTGGATACACTGTAGGAGACCCAAATGATATTACATTAACATTCTATAACTTAGACGATAAGAAAATCTATGCTCCATTTACAGCTAATGCATCCAAAACGGGATTATCAGCAGAAAGTAATATTGGAACAATTGTAAATCAAAATTCATGGAACTGGGTTATCTACGCATCAGGATTTTATGGTACTGCAGTGAGAGCTTTTACACGTTAA
- a CDS encoding lipid-binding protein: MKSKIIKGLLALSITLVFTSCNNDGYDEYKPLVTPSIEMNGDWYIDGSNTSKVLFQHSSFVTSDTNEGNNTMYIDDRTIGYLKGKITVDTKSLTFSTTNSPNLIDEGTFTITEGKILKGAAHSKTGNVTDSIYFKGVFSYAPTEIITFAGHKKTGFLEDNY, from the coding sequence ATGAAATCAAAAATAATTAAGGGACTACTTGCTTTGTCTATTACCTTAGTTTTTACTTCATGCAATAACGATGGTTATGATGAGTACAAACCACTAGTAACACCATCTATCGAAATGAATGGAGATTGGTACATTGATGGTAGCAATACGAGCAAAGTTTTATTCCAACATTCATCATTTGTTACATCTGATACCAACGAAGGGAATAATACCATGTATATTGATGACCGTACAATTGGTTATCTTAAAGGTAAAATTACTGTAGACACTAAAAGCTTAACATTTAGCACAACTAACTCACCTAATTTAATAGATGAAGGTACTTTCACAATTACTGAAGGTAAAATTTTGAAAGGTGCTGCACATTCAAAAACAGGAAATGTTACTGATAGTATTTACTTTAAAGGTGTTTTTAGCTATGCGCCAACTGAAATCATAACTTTTGCTGGTCATAAAAAAACTGGGTTCTTAGAAGATAATTACTAA
- the rlmB gene encoding 23S rRNA (guanosine(2251)-2'-O)-methyltransferase RlmB: MEKEHQIFGIRAIIEAIQAGKEVDKVFIQKEISGELMKDLMKVMKRANINFSYVPVEKLNRLTPNNHQGAVATISPIGFIELEHLVESTIESGSKPLFLILDQISDARNFGAIIRTAECTGVNGIIIQKAGSAPVNGDTVKTSAGAVFNVPICKVEHIKDAIFYLQGSGIKTVAATEKTDQNIYDIALNEPVAIIMGSEDRGINPSVLKIVDEKAKLPMFGTIGSLNVSVACGAFLYEAVRQRS, encoded by the coding sequence ATGGAAAAAGAACATCAAATATTTGGAATTAGAGCCATTATAGAAGCAATTCAAGCAGGAAAAGAAGTTGATAAAGTATTTATACAAAAAGAAATTTCCGGAGAATTAATGAAAGACTTGATGAAAGTGATGAAACGCGCTAACATTAATTTCTCTTACGTACCTGTAGAAAAACTAAATAGACTAACGCCAAACAATCACCAAGGAGCCGTTGCGACAATCTCCCCTATTGGTTTTATAGAATTAGAACATTTAGTAGAATCAACAATTGAATCAGGCTCAAAACCATTATTTTTAATATTAGACCAAATCTCTGATGCCAGAAATTTTGGAGCCATAATCAGAACTGCTGAATGTACCGGAGTAAACGGAATCATTATTCAAAAAGCCGGTTCAGCACCTGTAAACGGAGATACAGTAAAAACATCTGCCGGAGCAGTTTTCAATGTGCCAATTTGTAAAGTTGAACATATTAAAGATGCCATATTTTATCTTCAGGGTTCAGGAATAAAAACTGTTGCCGCAACTGAAAAAACAGATCAGAATATTTACGATATAGCTTTAAACGAACCCGTAGCAATTATCATGGGATCTGAAGACAGAGGAATAAATCCATCTGTACTTAAAATTGTTGATGAAAAAGCAAAATTACCAATGTTTGGAACAATAGGATCTCTAAACGTTTCGGTAGCTTGTGGAGCATTTCTATACGAAGCCGTTCGCCAAAGAAGTTAA
- a CDS encoding DUF2490 domain-containing protein translates to MSSKFTHNISLKKNTLILVIFLITSISYAQTTTYNQFWNEFQFNRTINEKWSAELNLGAAYSSTESSSNIFQQNIQRSARIWGHYYLSPRWKLSSFVAYNFNKDVPEIGQFKSPEVRFALQGIYYFHKTGYTLSTRMRMELRHMRNEEGAYDNVLRYRQQVKYLKPINSKILREGVVYAIASDELFFKSGTKVTGLSFFDRNRLNIGAGYLFTDDIQAELTYANEYLPRDGGNQIVNAASLTIIFNNFFENLKKKLSHKHEEVNED, encoded by the coding sequence ATGTCTTCAAAATTTACTCATAACATATCACTTAAAAAAAATACTCTTATACTTGTAATTTTTCTAATTACAAGTATAAGCTATGCTCAAACAACTACCTACAATCAATTTTGGAATGAATTTCAATTCAACCGAACCATAAATGAAAAATGGTCTGCCGAATTAAACCTCGGAGCAGCTTATAGCAGCACCGAATCTTCTTCTAATATTTTTCAACAAAACATACAAAGATCAGCAAGAATTTGGGGACATTACTACCTATCTCCGCGCTGGAAGCTCTCCTCTTTCGTAGCATACAATTTTAATAAAGACGTTCCTGAAATAGGACAATTTAAATCACCCGAAGTACGTTTTGCCCTTCAGGGTATTTATTACTTTCATAAAACCGGCTATACATTAAGCACCAGAATGAGAATGGAACTTCGACATATGCGAAATGAAGAAGGCGCTTATGACAATGTTCTCCGATATCGTCAACAAGTAAAATATCTAAAACCAATAAATAGTAAAATTCTTCGTGAAGGCGTAGTTTATGCAATAGCATCAGATGAATTGTTCTTTAAATCAGGTACGAAAGTAACTGGACTTAGCTTCTTTGACCGAAATAGACTTAATATTGGAGCAGGTTATTTATTTACCGATGATATTCAAGCAGAACTAACTTATGCTAATGAATATCTTCCCAGAGACGGAGGAAATCAAATTGTCAATGCAGCATCATTAACGATTATTTTCAATAATTTTTTTGAAAACCTAAAGAAAAAATTGTCACACAAACATGAAGAAGTAAACGAAGACTAA
- a CDS encoding rhomboid family intramembrane serine protease, producing the protein MNDNHFKFTTAVIGLPVFFVLFLWIVYWVQIRFDFDFYQNGIYPRDFAGLQGVLFSPFIHENLSHLYNNSIPLLVLLAALQFFYPKQSFSVIVYGILFSGLITWIIGRENFHIGASGLIYVLVSFIFFKGIQTRYYRLVALSFAVTLLYGGMIWYVFPDVDKTISWEGHLAGFITGFAMSLLYKTPEYAKPIVYDWQKPDFNPEDDAFMKHFDENGNFVNTEIPEEEEYLSNYFNSDVLINYIVTKTESGDKI; encoded by the coding sequence ATGAACGACAACCATTTTAAGTTTACGACTGCTGTTATAGGTCTTCCTGTTTTTTTTGTCCTTTTTTTGTGGATTGTATATTGGGTTCAAATTCGGTTTGATTTTGATTTTTATCAAAACGGAATTTATCCTCGTGATTTTGCAGGTTTGCAAGGCGTTTTGTTTAGTCCTTTTATTCATGAAAATTTAAGTCATTTATATAATAACTCAATTCCGCTTTTGGTTTTATTGGCAGCACTTCAATTTTTTTATCCCAAACAATCTTTTAGTGTTATCGTTTATGGGATTTTATTTTCCGGATTAATAACATGGATTATCGGACGTGAAAATTTCCATATCGGCGCAAGCGGATTGATTTATGTTTTGGTAAGTTTTATATTTTTCAAAGGAATTCAAACCAGATATTATCGTTTAGTTGCACTTTCGTTTGCGGTAACTTTACTTTATGGCGGAATGATTTGGTACGTTTTTCCAGACGTTGATAAAACGATTTCCTGGGAAGGGCATTTGGCAGGTTTTATCACTGGCTTTGCAATGTCTTTACTTTATAAAACACCTGAATACGCAAAACCTATTGTTTATGATTGGCAAAAGCCGGATTTTAATCCTGAAGATGATGCTTTCATGAAACACTTTGACGAGAACGGGAATTTTGTGAATACCGAAATTCCAGAAGAAGAGGAGTACTTGTCTAATTATTTTAATTCAGATGTTTTGATTAATTATATCGTAACCAAAACAGAATCAGGAGATAAAATCTAG
- a CDS encoding replication-associated recombination protein A: protein MEAPLAERIRPQQLEDYISQSHLVGPNGSLTQQISKGIIPSLIFWGPPGTGKTTLAQIIAQESKRPFYILSAINSGVKDIRDVIEKAKQSGGLFTAKNPILFIDEIHRFSKSQQDSLLAAVEKGWITLIGATTENPSFEVIPALLSRCQVYILNAFTKADLESLLHRAMKTDTYLASKNITLKETEALLRLSGGDGRKLLNIFELVINASAGDEIIITNDRVFELVQQNTVLYDKSGEQHYDIVSAFIKSIRGSDPNGAVYWLARMIEGGEDVKFIARRMLILSSEDIGNANPTAFIMANNTFQAVTTIGYPESRIILSQCAIYLATSPKSNASYMAIGNAQQLVKQTGDLPVPIHLRNAPTKLMKELGYGDDYKYSHDYANNFAEQEFLPDAIKKTVLYNPGNNSRENSNREFLKNRWKDKYGY, encoded by the coding sequence ATGGAAGCACCTTTAGCCGAGCGTATTCGCCCACAGCAATTAGAAGATTACATCAGTCAAAGTCATTTGGTTGGTCCAAATGGTTCGTTAACACAACAAATTTCAAAAGGAATTATTCCGTCATTGATATTTTGGGGACCTCCGGGAACTGGAAAAACAACTTTGGCTCAAATCATCGCTCAGGAATCCAAACGTCCTTTTTATATATTGAGTGCAATTAATTCCGGAGTTAAAGATATTCGTGATGTAATTGAAAAAGCGAAACAAAGCGGTGGATTATTTACGGCCAAAAACCCTATTTTATTTATTGATGAGATTCATCGTTTTAGTAAATCACAGCAAGATTCACTTTTGGCTGCTGTAGAAAAAGGCTGGATAACACTTATTGGCGCAACAACCGAAAACCCAAGTTTTGAAGTCATTCCTGCATTATTGTCACGTTGTCAAGTATACATATTAAATGCCTTTACAAAAGCAGATCTAGAGTCGCTATTGCATCGCGCAATGAAAACGGATACTTATTTGGCTTCTAAAAATATTACACTAAAAGAAACTGAAGCTCTACTCCGACTTTCTGGCGGAGATGGCCGAAAATTACTGAACATTTTTGAACTCGTTATAAACGCTTCGGCTGGCGATGAAATTATCATAACCAATGATCGTGTTTTTGAATTAGTACAGCAAAATACTGTTTTGTATGACAAAAGTGGTGAACAACATTACGATATCGTTTCGGCATTTATTAAATCAATTCGTGGAAGCGATCCCAACGGAGCCGTATATTGGCTTGCCAGAATGATTGAAGGCGGAGAAGATGTGAAATTTATTGCCCGAAGAATGCTTATTCTTTCAAGCGAGGATATTGGAAATGCAAATCCTACAGCTTTTATTATGGCAAACAATACATTTCAGGCTGTGACAACTATTGGATATCCTGAAAGCCGAATTATTTTAAGTCAATGCGCTATTTATTTAGCTACTTCTCCAAAAAGCAATGCGTCTTATATGGCGATTGGAAATGCGCAACAACTAGTTAAACAAACCGGTGATTTACCTGTGCCAATTCATCTAAGAAATGCTCCAACCAAACTTATGAAAGAATTAGGTTATGGTGATGATTATAAATATTCGCATGATTATGCCAATAATTTTGCAGAGCAGGAATTCTTGCCGGACGCCATAAAAAAAACGGTTCTTTACAATCCGGGAAACAATTCTAGAGAGAACAGTAACCGCGAATTTTTAAAGAACCGTTGGAAAGATAAATATGGTTATTAA